The proteins below are encoded in one region of Rhododendron vialii isolate Sample 1 chromosome 7a, ASM3025357v1:
- the LOC131332042 gene encoding thylakoid lumenal 29 kDa protein, chloroplastic isoform X2, which produces MGMVSFISTIPSLLPLPAPATTSPAISRYPIPSSKICCKIEADNDSEDQFGRRDILKCFGATIGMENQYLIPSLLTLALNDIMTYDKATKSGGPNGSIRFSSEINRPENKVLTAALYLLDDAKKEIDSYSKGGPVSYADLIQCAAQSAVKSTFLASAIRKCGGNEEKGNLLYTAYGSNGQWGLFDRQFGRSDAPDADPEGRVPQWEKASVQEMKDKFAAVGFGPRQLAVMSAFLGPDQLATEALLAADPAVAPWVTKYQRSRETVSETDYEVDLITALTKMSSLGQQIDYEAYTYPVQRVDLSKLKL; this is translated from the exons ATGGGGATGGTCTCTTTCATCTCAACAATCCCTTCTCTGCTTCCTCTCCCAGCTCCCGCCACCACTTCTCCTGCTATCTCCAGATACCCAATTCCTTCT AGTAAAATTTGCTGCAAGATTGAAGCTGATAATGATAGTGAAGATCAATTTGGTAGAAGGGACATTCTTAAATGCTTTGGGGCTACCATTGGCATG GAAAACCAATATCTTATTCCATCCTTACTGACTTTAGCATTGAATGATATCATGACCTATGATAAG GCTACAAAATCTGGGGGCCCAAATGGATCCATACGGTTCAG CTCAGAGATTAACAGACCGGAGAATAAGGTGCTCACTGCCGCGTTGTACTTGTTAGACGATGCAAAGAAGGAAATAGATTCGTATTCAAAGGGTGGTCCTGTTTCATATGCGGATCTCATCCAATGTGCAG CACAAAGTGCCGTAAAGTCTACCTTTCTAGCTTCTGCAATTCGTAAATGTGGTGGGAATGAAGAGAAAGGAAACTTACTATACACAGCATATGGTTCAAATGGGCAG TGGGGCTTGTTTGATAGGCAGTTTGGGAGGTCAGATGCCCCAGACGCAGATCCAGAGGGGAGGGTTCCCCAGTGGGAGAAAGCAAGCGTTCAGGAAATGAAAGACAAATTTGCAGCCGTTGGCTTCGGTCCTCGTCAG CTTGCTGTTATGTCTGCATTCTTGGGTCCTGATCAACTAGCCACTGAGGCATTATTGGCTGCCGATCCAGCTGTTGCTCCATGGGTTACGAAATACCAACGAAGCCGAGAAACAGTCTCCGAAACTGACTACGAG gttGATCTAATAACTGCCCTTACAAAGATGAGTTCCTTGGGCCAACAAATCGATTATGAGGCATACACATATCCTGTTCAGAGAGTTGATCTGAGCAAGTTGAAACTATAG
- the LOC131332042 gene encoding thylakoid lumenal 29 kDa protein, chloroplastic isoform X1, which yields MGMVSFISTIPSLLPLPAPATTSPAISRYPIPSSKICCKIEADNDSEDQFGRRDILKCFGATIGMEIIASSSSFVKEANAADLIQRRQRSEFQSSIKNTLYTAIKENQYLIPSLLTLALNDIMTYDKATKSGGPNGSIRFSSEINRPENKVLTAALYLLDDAKKEIDSYSKGGPVSYADLIQCAAQSAVKSTFLASAIRKCGGNEEKGNLLYTAYGSNGQWGLFDRQFGRSDAPDADPEGRVPQWEKASVQEMKDKFAAVGFGPRQLAVMSAFLGPDQLATEALLAADPAVAPWVTKYQRSRETVSETDYEVDLITALTKMSSLGQQIDYEAYTYPVQRVDLSKLKL from the exons ATGGGGATGGTCTCTTTCATCTCAACAATCCCTTCTCTGCTTCCTCTCCCAGCTCCCGCCACCACTTCTCCTGCTATCTCCAGATACCCAATTCCTTCT AGTAAAATTTGCTGCAAGATTGAAGCTGATAATGATAGTGAAGATCAATTTGGTAGAAGGGACATTCTTAAATGCTTTGGGGCTACCATTGGCATG GAAATAATAGCAAGCTCCAGCTCGTTTGTTAAAGAAGCTAATGCTGCTGATCTGATACAGCGCAGACAGCGTTCTGAGTTTCAGT CAAGTATCAAGAATACGCTTTATACAGCTATAAAG GAAAACCAATATCTTATTCCATCCTTACTGACTTTAGCATTGAATGATATCATGACCTATGATAAG GCTACAAAATCTGGGGGCCCAAATGGATCCATACGGTTCAG CTCAGAGATTAACAGACCGGAGAATAAGGTGCTCACTGCCGCGTTGTACTTGTTAGACGATGCAAAGAAGGAAATAGATTCGTATTCAAAGGGTGGTCCTGTTTCATATGCGGATCTCATCCAATGTGCAG CACAAAGTGCCGTAAAGTCTACCTTTCTAGCTTCTGCAATTCGTAAATGTGGTGGGAATGAAGAGAAAGGAAACTTACTATACACAGCATATGGTTCAAATGGGCAG TGGGGCTTGTTTGATAGGCAGTTTGGGAGGTCAGATGCCCCAGACGCAGATCCAGAGGGGAGGGTTCCCCAGTGGGAGAAAGCAAGCGTTCAGGAAATGAAAGACAAATTTGCAGCCGTTGGCTTCGGTCCTCGTCAG CTTGCTGTTATGTCTGCATTCTTGGGTCCTGATCAACTAGCCACTGAGGCATTATTGGCTGCCGATCCAGCTGTTGCTCCATGGGTTACGAAATACCAACGAAGCCGAGAAACAGTCTCCGAAACTGACTACGAG gttGATCTAATAACTGCCCTTACAAAGATGAGTTCCTTGGGCCAACAAATCGATTATGAGGCATACACATATCCTGTTCAGAGAGTTGATCTGAGCAAGTTGAAACTATAG